From one Nonomuraea polychroma genomic stretch:
- a CDS encoding putative ATP-grasp target RiPP, translating to MSKISLNDLAIDGAELTEAELGDVAGGRWTISWYIGGKPAEWENN from the coding sequence ATGTCCAAGATCTCGCTGAACGACCTTGCCATCGACGGCGCCGAGCTGACCGAGGCCGAGCTGGGCGACGTGGCCGGCGGCCGGTGGACCATCTCCTGGTACATCGGTGGCAAGCCCGCCGAGTGGGAGAACAACTAA
- a CDS encoding MvdC/MvdD family ATP grasp protein, translating to MILILSEPLDDTVDLVMPKLLRRNIAVTWWDSGEFPARSRLTVTFADGEHRITLHTDNGTLDLSTVTAVWRRRPTRSAASAEVSEPSHREHVAWQAQFLLDGAWDLIPARWLPARREPERQAHNKIIHMARAAALGFSIPKTSFTNDPAELVPAYERAGGRLIAKQINSDDFTIDGEEHRTYTTVLTRRHLTSRHLLQHEPVILQPYVSKAVELRVIVVADEVFAAEIDSQASRTAREDWRHYDDDRVRYAAHALPADVEKRCVELVASLGLTYGAIDLILTPEGDYVFLEINPNGAWGFVEMRTGLPISDAIAAWLARDEIAGQTVTPAQEGESHE from the coding sequence ATGATCCTCATACTGAGCGAGCCTCTGGACGACACGGTCGACCTGGTGATGCCGAAGCTGCTGCGCCGGAACATTGCGGTGACCTGGTGGGACAGCGGGGAGTTCCCCGCCAGGAGCCGCCTCACGGTGACCTTCGCGGACGGAGAGCACCGAATCACCCTCCACACCGACAACGGCACGCTCGATCTTTCGACGGTGACGGCGGTGTGGCGCAGGCGCCCGACCCGCTCGGCGGCGTCGGCCGAGGTGTCGGAGCCGAGCCATCGAGAGCACGTCGCCTGGCAGGCGCAGTTCCTTCTGGACGGAGCGTGGGACCTGATCCCCGCCCGGTGGCTGCCCGCGCGGCGCGAGCCAGAGCGTCAGGCCCACAACAAGATCATTCATATGGCCCGCGCGGCGGCGCTGGGTTTCTCCATACCGAAGACGTCGTTCACCAACGACCCGGCCGAGCTGGTCCCGGCGTACGAGCGTGCCGGGGGCAGGCTCATCGCCAAGCAGATCAACTCCGATGACTTCACGATCGACGGCGAGGAGCACCGTACGTACACGACCGTGCTGACCCGCCGTCACCTGACCTCACGGCACCTGCTCCAGCACGAGCCCGTGATCCTCCAGCCGTACGTGTCCAAGGCCGTGGAGCTGCGCGTGATCGTCGTGGCGGACGAGGTGTTCGCCGCCGAGATCGACTCACAGGCGTCCCGGACGGCCAGGGAGGACTGGCGCCACTACGACGACGACCGGGTCAGGTACGCCGCGCACGCGCTTCCCGCGGACGTGGAAAAGCGGTGCGTCGAGCTGGTCGCCTCGTTGGGGCTGACGTACGGAGCCATCGACCTGATCCTCACACCGGAAGGCGACTACGTCTTCCTGGAGATCAACCCCAATGGCGCCTGGGGGTTCGTTGAGATGCGTACGGGCCTGCCCATCAGCGACGCCATCGCCGCCTGGCTCGCCCGCGACGAGATCGCCGGTCAGACGGTCACCCCTGCGCAAGAAGGAGAGTCCCATGAGTGA
- a CDS encoding TIGR04500 family putative peptide maturation system protein, translating to MSDFGAVLESAVELLRGLPRRRAHVDAARRTAAEWTAENPGTDAQLVVDLRPGTPVVDYDLLLAHPDGGTVALTAPADEGVPWLIEHSTHWAAGQLVSVDQVHLSVAQALTMLRSLSRTTMSPHDEIVEQCLLLNEVMADDEPLAVEDLQAAADEFRRGRGLHDRAATVAWLEQVGMSLPQFEEYVGGIARRRRFRRRKEAELAPACLATRRAEFARVRALWVTGPAPLAAAAPADLIASLTAAAGEVQAIVGDRWEYELPEPLRGAEPGSVVGPVRHEKGFLTGSVIERRPAEDDPATLAAAGQAAFNAWLAERRERASIEWHWS from the coding sequence ATGAGTGACTTCGGCGCCGTGCTGGAGTCCGCCGTCGAACTGCTGCGCGGGCTGCCCCGCAGGCGCGCCCACGTCGACGCGGCCCGCAGGACCGCCGCGGAGTGGACGGCCGAGAACCCGGGAACCGATGCCCAGCTCGTCGTCGACCTCCGGCCCGGTACACCGGTGGTCGACTACGACCTCCTGCTCGCGCACCCGGACGGCGGGACGGTCGCGCTGACCGCCCCGGCCGACGAGGGCGTGCCCTGGCTGATCGAGCACTCGACCCACTGGGCGGCGGGCCAGCTGGTCAGCGTGGACCAGGTTCACCTGTCCGTGGCCCAGGCGCTCACCATGCTGCGCTCGCTCTCCCGCACCACCATGTCCCCGCACGACGAGATCGTCGAGCAGTGCCTGCTCCTCAACGAGGTGATGGCCGACGACGAGCCGCTGGCCGTCGAGGACCTCCAGGCGGCGGCCGACGAGTTCCGCAGAGGGCGCGGCCTGCACGACCGCGCGGCGACCGTCGCCTGGCTTGAGCAGGTCGGAATGTCCCTGCCGCAGTTCGAGGAGTATGTCGGCGGCATCGCCCGCCGCCGCAGGTTCCGGCGGCGCAAGGAGGCGGAGCTCGCCCCCGCCTGCCTCGCCACGCGCCGCGCCGAGTTCGCCAGGGTACGGGCTCTGTGGGTGACGGGTCCGGCCCCCCTCGCCGCCGCCGCGCCCGCCGATCTGATCGCCTCGCTGACGGCGGCCGCCGGTGAGGTCCAGGCGATCGTGGGCGACCGGTGGGAGTACGAGCTGCCCGAGCCGCTGCGGGGCGCCGAGCCCGGGAGCGTCGTCGGGCCCGTCCGGCATGAGAAGGGCTTCCTCACCGGCTCGGTGATCGAACGCCGTCCCGCCGAGGACGACCCCGCCACCCTGGCCGCCGCCGGGCAGGCCGCCTTCAACGCCTGGCTGGCCGAGCGCCGCGAGCGCGCGTCGATCGAATGGCACTGGTCATGA
- a CDS encoding peptidase domain-containing ABC transporter, whose product MSRRVPVLLQNTVAECGAACLAMVLSFHGHRLSLHELTDRLQVGRDGLTALAIVAGARESGLTAKAFSLEPEDLARIPMPAIVHWEFNHFVVVERWAPDRVDIVDPARGRRRLSAEEFNAGFTGVLLAFEPGPAFRRGRSSAASTWRRQFLKNLVMRRRGLLAQVVLASLLLQALGLVLPLFSQVLVDRVLPMGADTLLGVLGAGILLATVTQFVVGALRSVLLVAVRAGADAELTRGVVSHLVALPYRYFALRGKGDLVTRAGSVAVLREMLTGQILSALLDGPLAIGYLILVFIQDPLFGACLLGVAVLQIVLLLATSRRVNYLAQQELTAFSATQSQLIQAIGGIETLKASGAEKRAVDQWSKNFTAQLNADIRGGITQGLLEAALGAFRVLAPLGLLWVGAWRALDGDLTLGTLLALNAIAVGALTPLSSLMASMQSLQQAGAHFDRLSDILTSDPEPSEGIEVLRLRGAVELRNVGFRYDPRAPWTLQGISLKIEPGQKVALVGPSGSGKSTLARLLLALHTPTTGEILYDGVPVSELNLRTLRRQFGVVTQDPSLFTGTIRENIALNDPDASFARIVETAKTARLDAEIRQMPMGYETMLTEGAGLSGGQRQRLALARALLSRPKILLLDEATSNLDSESEAAIESHLARLTQTRIVIAHRLSTIRDADLILVVDGGRIVEWGTHERLLAYGGRYAALVAAQTVRAASP is encoded by the coding sequence ATGAGCAGGCGCGTGCCGGTCCTGCTCCAGAACACCGTCGCCGAATGCGGGGCGGCGTGCCTGGCCATGGTGCTGTCGTTCCACGGGCACCGCCTCTCGCTCCACGAACTCACCGACCGGCTCCAGGTCGGCAGGGACGGGCTCACCGCGCTCGCCATCGTGGCGGGCGCCCGTGAGTCGGGGCTGACCGCCAAGGCCTTCTCACTGGAACCCGAGGACCTCGCCCGCATCCCCATGCCCGCCATCGTCCACTGGGAGTTCAACCACTTCGTCGTGGTCGAGCGCTGGGCTCCCGATCGCGTCGACATCGTGGACCCCGCGCGGGGGCGGCGCAGGCTCTCGGCGGAGGAGTTCAACGCCGGATTCACCGGCGTCCTGCTGGCCTTCGAGCCGGGCCCGGCGTTCCGGCGGGGGCGCTCCAGTGCGGCGAGCACGTGGCGGCGCCAGTTCCTGAAGAATCTCGTCATGCGCCGGCGGGGCCTGCTCGCGCAGGTCGTGCTCGCGTCGCTGCTGCTGCAGGCGCTCGGGCTGGTGCTGCCGCTGTTCTCGCAGGTGCTGGTGGACCGGGTGCTGCCCATGGGTGCCGATACGCTCCTTGGCGTGCTCGGCGCGGGCATACTGCTCGCCACGGTGACACAGTTCGTGGTCGGCGCGCTGCGGTCGGTCCTGTTGGTCGCGGTCCGGGCGGGCGCCGACGCCGAGCTGACCCGGGGAGTGGTCTCCCACCTGGTCGCCCTGCCGTACCGCTACTTCGCGCTGCGCGGCAAGGGAGACCTGGTCACCAGGGCGGGCAGCGTCGCGGTGCTCAGGGAGATGCTGACCGGCCAGATCCTGTCAGCCCTGCTGGACGGGCCGCTGGCGATCGGATACCTGATCCTGGTCTTCATACAGGACCCGCTGTTCGGTGCGTGCCTCCTCGGCGTCGCCGTCCTGCAGATCGTGCTGCTGCTGGCGACCAGCCGCCGGGTCAACTACCTCGCCCAGCAGGAACTGACCGCGTTCTCGGCGACGCAGAGCCAGCTGATCCAGGCCATCGGGGGAATCGAGACCCTCAAGGCGTCCGGGGCCGAGAAGCGCGCGGTCGACCAATGGTCCAAGAACTTCACCGCCCAGCTCAACGCGGACATCCGCGGCGGCATCACCCAGGGCCTGCTGGAGGCGGCGCTCGGCGCCTTCCGCGTGCTCGCCCCGCTCGGCCTGCTGTGGGTCGGGGCCTGGCGGGCACTGGACGGGGACCTCACCTTGGGCACTCTGCTCGCGCTCAACGCCATCGCCGTCGGCGCGCTCACACCGCTGTCGTCGCTCATGGCGAGCATGCAGAGCCTCCAGCAGGCGGGCGCCCACTTCGACAGGCTCTCCGACATCCTGACCTCCGACCCCGAACCCTCCGAAGGCATCGAGGTCCTCCGGTTGCGCGGCGCGGTCGAGCTGCGCAACGTCGGCTTCCGGTACGACCCCCGGGCGCCGTGGACGCTCCAGGGCATCTCACTGAAGATCGAACCCGGCCAGAAGGTCGCGTTGGTCGGCCCCTCCGGGTCGGGCAAGAGCACGCTGGCCCGGCTGCTGCTGGCCCTGCACACGCCGACCACGGGCGAGATCCTTTATGACGGGGTGCCGGTGAGCGAGCTCAACCTGCGCACGCTGCGGCGGCAGTTCGGCGTCGTCACCCAGGACCCCTCGCTCTTCACCGGCACGATCAGGGAGAACATCGCGCTCAACGACCCCGACGCGTCCTTCGCCCGGATCGTCGAGACGGCGAAGACGGCCCGCCTGGACGCCGAGATCCGCCAGATGCCCATGGGGTACGAGACCATGCTCACCGAGGGCGCCGGACTCTCGGGCGGCCAGCGGCAGCGGCTCGCCCTCGCGCGTGCCCTGCTCTCCCGGCCGAAGATCCTGCTGCTGGACGAGGCGACCAGCAACCTCGACAGCGAGAGCGAGGCGGCGATCGAGAGCCACCTCGCCCGGCTCACCCAGACCCGGATCGTCATCGCACACCGGTTGAGCACCATCCGCGACGCGGATCTGATCTTGGTGGTCGACGGCGGCCGCATTGTCGAGTGGGGCACCCATGAGCGGCTCCTGGCCTATGGAGGCCGTTACGCCGCCCTGGTGGCCGCCCAAACGGTGCGCGCGGCCTCGCCGTGA
- a CDS encoding GNAT family N-acetyltransferase: MTTSWITRPETAADLAQIREVNLAAFPTPHEADLVEALRADPAAWLPGLSWIAQQPDGAIAGFALLTRCHVDGFPALTLGPCAVRPEHQRRGAGSAAIRGALDAARQQGENLVLVLGHAEYYPRFGFVPASRHGIRSPFDVEDKYMMALVFDPSRPVPSGTIRYPAAFGV, translated from the coding sequence ATGACCACTTCCTGGATCACCCGCCCCGAGACCGCCGCCGACCTCGCCCAGATCCGCGAGGTCAACCTCGCCGCCTTCCCCACCCCTCACGAGGCGGACCTGGTCGAGGCCCTGCGTGCCGACCCGGCGGCCTGGCTGCCCGGCCTCTCGTGGATCGCGCAGCAGCCCGACGGCGCCATCGCCGGGTTCGCGCTGCTCACCCGCTGCCACGTCGACGGCTTCCCCGCCCTCACCCTGGGCCCGTGCGCCGTACGGCCGGAGCACCAGCGGCGCGGCGCCGGTTCGGCCGCCATCCGCGGCGCCCTCGACGCCGCCCGGCAGCAGGGGGAAAACCTCGTGCTCGTGCTCGGCCACGCCGAGTACTACCCCCGCTTCGGCTTCGTCCCGGCCTCGCGCCATGGCATCCGGTCGCCCTTCGACGTCGAGGACAAGTACATGATGGCGCTCGTCTTCGACCCCAGCCGGCCCGTGCCGTCCGGCACCATCCGCTACCCGGCCGCGTTCGGAGTCTGA
- a CDS encoding FCD domain-containing protein has product MAEISPNHVAKAVYLSMTRFITEMSEHADPDDGRDEDYLRLRLEVHAELVNAIIAGDVARTVAAVERHHAPS; this is encoded by the coding sequence ATCGCCGAGATCAGCCCCAACCATGTGGCCAAGGCCGTCTACCTGAGCATGACGCGGTTCATCACCGAGATGTCCGAGCACGCCGATCCCGACGACGGCCGCGACGAGGACTATCTCCGCCTTCGGCTGGAGGTGCACGCGGAGCTGGTGAACGCGATCATCGCGGGCGATGTCGCGCGCACCGTGGCGGCGGTCGAGCGCCACCACGCCCCCTCGTGA
- a CDS encoding alpha/beta fold hydrolase has protein sequence MRRRSSVLAAAFVTLAALLPLSPAGAAAESGVSAVSGRSSIAWEPCQEEPAAECGTLTVPIDWSKPDGPTVDLAVARRKATDPAARIGSLVLGAGGPGGSGVEFAYSSPGFFTEEIQKRFDIVGFDPRGVGRSNPVICSASVYNEMPYAVMKSQADFDKWTAYNKRLHADCRARTGPLYDHVDSANVARDMDALRAALGEEKLTFYGVSYGTLLGQMYAELFPNRIRALALDSNMDHSLGVKAFLYTEAAAVEDAFDQFVGWCDQEPGCALHGQDVRAVWARLLDKARKGELYWPGVPDRPMTELQLLWNGVLGTEGPAWQLMSEVIRALDGGEPPSWVPPLPGRQPVSGEVAHLPTVILCEDYNLRVRNYDEYAEIMRNSARFAPDMRFNPMPIEDLPVCLNHPTTNPQHTLRYTGSAPILLGNSIHDPSTPWIWSANVNRQLGSKAVLLTYEGWGHRIYGKDECSTVPIDNYLISLTVPPHGFRCPVGGRVENTVKRQAELWPTDGLPWSGPVALSSRS, from the coding sequence GTGCGAAGAAGATCTTCCGTGCTCGCCGCCGCCTTCGTGACCCTGGCGGCGCTGTTACCCCTGTCACCGGCAGGGGCGGCCGCTGAGAGCGGTGTCTCGGCGGTCAGCGGGAGGAGCAGCATCGCATGGGAGCCCTGCCAGGAGGAGCCCGCCGCCGAGTGCGGCACGCTCACCGTCCCGATCGACTGGTCGAAGCCGGACGGGCCCACGGTTGACCTCGCCGTCGCCCGGCGCAAGGCCACCGACCCCGCCGCCCGGATCGGGTCTCTGGTGCTCGGCGCGGGTGGCCCGGGCGGATCGGGTGTGGAGTTCGCCTACAGCTCCCCCGGATTCTTCACCGAGGAGATCCAGAAGCGGTTCGACATCGTCGGTTTCGACCCCCGAGGCGTGGGCCGCAGTAACCCGGTGATCTGCTCGGCGTCGGTGTACAACGAGATGCCGTACGCCGTCATGAAGAGCCAGGCCGACTTCGACAAGTGGACCGCCTACAACAAGAGGCTGCACGCCGATTGCCGGGCCCGCACCGGCCCCCTGTACGACCACGTCGACTCGGCCAACGTCGCACGTGACATGGACGCCCTGCGCGCCGCGCTCGGCGAAGAGAAGCTGACCTTCTACGGGGTCTCGTACGGCACCCTGCTCGGGCAGATGTACGCCGAGCTGTTCCCGAACCGGATCCGGGCTCTCGCCCTGGACAGCAACATGGACCACAGCCTCGGTGTCAAGGCGTTCCTGTACACCGAGGCCGCCGCCGTCGAGGACGCCTTCGACCAGTTCGTCGGCTGGTGCGACCAGGAGCCCGGCTGCGCCCTGCACGGGCAGGACGTCCGCGCGGTGTGGGCGAGGCTGCTGGACAAGGCGCGCAAGGGCGAGCTCTACTGGCCCGGCGTTCCGGATCGCCCGATGACCGAGCTGCAGCTCCTGTGGAACGGCGTGCTGGGCACCGAGGGGCCTGCCTGGCAGCTGATGAGCGAGGTGATTCGCGCCCTGGACGGTGGCGAGCCGCCGTCGTGGGTGCCGCCGCTGCCCGGCCGGCAGCCCGTGTCCGGGGAAGTCGCCCACCTGCCGACCGTGATCCTCTGTGAGGACTACAACCTCCGGGTGCGCAACTATGACGAGTACGCCGAGATCATGCGGAACTCCGCCCGTTTCGCCCCGGACATGCGCTTCAACCCGATGCCGATCGAGGACCTGCCCGTCTGCCTCAACCACCCCACCACCAACCCGCAGCACACGCTGCGCTACACGGGCAGCGCTCCGATCCTGCTGGGCAACTCGATCCACGACCCCTCCACCCCGTGGATATGGTCCGCCAACGTGAACCGCCAGCTCGGCTCCAAGGCCGTGCTGCTCACGTACGAGGGCTGGGGTCACCGCATCTACGGCAAGGACGAGTGCAGCACGGTGCCCATCGACAACTACCTGATCTCGCTGACCGTGCCTCCGCACGGCTTCCGCTGCCCGGTGGGCGGCAGGGTCGAGAACACGGTCAAGCGGCAGGCCGAGCTGTGGCCGACGGACGGGCTGCCCTGGTCCGGCCCGGTCGCGCTCTCGTCCCGCTCGTAG
- a CDS encoding NAD(P)H-binding protein, whose amino-acid sequence MTVLVTGATGTVGRQLVEQLIRAGERVRALTRDPAAARLPAEAEVVQGDLTNPDTLRPVWDGVTGLHLITFGGDDGGPLQTGHEIVEMAAKAGVQRVTVLGGWDPSTVEQALDDSDLGWTHLRPVEFMANALDLAESIRTEGVVRAFDGGRSSAMVHEADIAAVAATALIQDGHAGKAYALTGPQALTLPDKLSTISAAIGRPVELVRLTEEQAREDMRASGYPDEYLEFAIQLETNPPVEGSIVLPTVEEVTSRPARTFAQWVAEHVHLFR is encoded by the coding sequence ATGACCGTTCTTGTGACCGGAGCGACCGGAACCGTTGGTCGTCAACTCGTCGAGCAGCTCATTCGGGCAGGCGAGCGCGTGCGAGCTCTGACACGCGATCCAGCAGCGGCCAGGCTGCCGGCCGAGGCCGAGGTCGTGCAGGGAGACCTGACGAACCCGGACACGCTCAGGCCCGTATGGGACGGGGTCACCGGCCTCCACCTCATCACGTTCGGTGGAGATGACGGCGGGCCGCTGCAGACCGGGCACGAGATCGTCGAAATGGCGGCCAAGGCCGGCGTGCAGCGAGTGACGGTGCTGGGCGGATGGGATCCGAGCACGGTGGAACAGGCTCTCGACGACAGCGATCTGGGGTGGACCCACCTGCGTCCCGTGGAGTTCATGGCCAACGCGCTCGACCTGGCGGAGTCCATCCGCACCGAAGGCGTGGTCCGGGCGTTCGACGGTGGTCGGTCCAGCGCGATGGTGCACGAGGCCGACATCGCCGCGGTGGCGGCCACCGCGCTGATCCAGGATGGGCACGCGGGGAAGGCCTACGCGCTGACCGGTCCACAGGCCCTGACGCTGCCGGACAAGCTGAGCACGATCAGTGCGGCCATCGGGCGTCCCGTGGAGCTCGTCCGGCTCACGGAAGAGCAAGCTCGCGAGGACATGCGAGCGTCCGGCTATCCGGACGAGTACCTCGAGTTCGCCATCCAATTGGAGACGAACCCGCCGGTTGAGGGCTCCATCGTGCTACCGACCGTGGAGGAGGTCACAAGCCGACCGGCACGGACCTTCGCCCAGTGGGTGGCCGAGCACGTGCACCTCTTCCGCTGA
- a CDS encoding maleylpyruvate isomerase N-terminal domain-containing protein has product MIPGMNGSMVVQTATECARFLRSVTDRDWTQTPIPGMEWTVARTVAHVSDCLLWYTTDLAAGEQELSTAEIRVRPESKPDDLITTMTTYATILARVVDGTPPGGRGCHPFGLADASGFAAMACDEMLVHTADVGTGVGQAFLPAETAAAATLRRLFPWAPADTDPWETLLWANGRNDLPGQERQVGWRWHCAPLSEWNGANPRRRT; this is encoded by the coding sequence ATGATCCCCGGCATGAACGGCAGCATGGTCGTGCAGACCGCCACCGAATGCGCGAGATTTCTCCGCTCCGTAACGGACCGAGACTGGACGCAAACCCCCATTCCCGGAATGGAGTGGACCGTCGCGAGGACCGTGGCTCACGTGAGCGACTGCCTGTTGTGGTACACCACGGATCTTGCCGCCGGCGAGCAGGAGCTCAGCACCGCGGAGATCCGTGTCCGCCCGGAGTCGAAGCCAGACGACCTCATCACCACGATGACCACATACGCGACGATCCTCGCGCGCGTCGTCGACGGGACTCCACCCGGAGGACGTGGATGCCATCCCTTCGGCCTCGCGGACGCCTCCGGCTTCGCCGCGATGGCCTGCGACGAGATGCTGGTGCACACCGCCGACGTCGGCACTGGCGTCGGTCAAGCCTTTCTCCCGGCCGAGACAGCCGCGGCGGCCACGTTGCGTCGCCTGTTCCCGTGGGCACCGGCGGACACGGACCCGTGGGAGACGTTGTTGTGGGCCAACGGCCGCAACGACCTGCCCGGCCAGGAGCGGCAAGTGGGGTGGAGGTGGCACTGCGCCCCGCTGAGCGAATGGAACGGCGCCAACCCCAGACGCCGGACCTGA
- a CDS encoding GNAT family N-acetyltransferase, with product MSLRLDVPVLHGSLVRLEPLTMRHAADLARAAEEDRSAYAFTLVPPGADMEAYLREQLERPGLTPFAQVRVADGRAVGCTAFWDPRFWPGREDLRAIEVGWTWLAASAQGTGINAEAKLLLLTYAFEVLGVVRVDLKTDARNARSRRAIERLGARFEGVLRNWSRSWAPGEEGKVRDSAIFSVIAEEWPEVKAALGARILSRC from the coding sequence ATGAGCCTGCGGCTCGATGTTCCTGTGCTGCACGGATCCCTGGTCAGGCTGGAGCCGCTGACGATGCGGCACGCGGCGGATCTGGCGCGGGCGGCGGAGGAGGATCGTTCCGCCTACGCGTTCACCCTGGTGCCTCCGGGTGCGGACATGGAGGCGTACCTGCGCGAGCAGTTGGAGCGCCCGGGGCTGACGCCGTTCGCGCAGGTGCGGGTGGCGGATGGCAGGGCCGTCGGTTGCACGGCTTTCTGGGATCCCCGCTTCTGGCCGGGGCGCGAGGACCTGCGGGCGATCGAGGTGGGGTGGACGTGGCTGGCGGCGTCGGCGCAGGGCACGGGGATCAACGCCGAGGCGAAGCTCCTGCTGTTGACGTACGCGTTCGAGGTGCTCGGCGTGGTGCGGGTCGATCTCAAGACGGATGCCAGGAACGCGCGTTCGCGGCGGGCGATCGAGCGCCTCGGCGCCCGGTTCGAGGGCGTGCTGCGGAATTGGTCACGCTCGTGGGCGCCGGGTGAGGAGGGGAAGGTGCGGGACTCGGCCATCTTCTCGGTGATCGCCGAGGAATGGCCGGAGGTCAAGGCGGCTCTGGGCGCCCGGATCCTGAGCCGCTGCTGA
- a CDS encoding flavin reductase family protein — MSIFLDQHTRIEPNILYFGTPVVLISSTNEDGTPNLAPMSSAFWLGWRGMLGLGSRAKTAQNLVRTRECVLNLPSDALAAAVDRLALTTGSDPVPDRKWERGYRYVADKFQRAGLTATPSETVTPPRVAECPVSMEAVVEAVHPVGDDGGVLAFEVRVQRVWVHEEIRMAGTSDRIDPDAWRPLIMSFQKLYGLGPQVHPSTLARIPEHFYRGEDLERARAL, encoded by the coding sequence ATGAGCATTTTCCTCGACCAGCACACCAGGATCGAGCCCAACATTCTCTACTTCGGCACGCCCGTCGTGCTGATCTCCTCCACGAACGAGGACGGCACCCCCAACCTGGCACCCATGTCGTCGGCCTTCTGGCTCGGCTGGCGGGGGATGCTGGGATTGGGTTCACGGGCCAAGACGGCTCAGAACCTGGTCAGGACACGTGAGTGCGTACTGAATCTGCCGTCCGACGCGCTCGCCGCGGCCGTCGACCGGCTCGCGCTCACGACCGGCTCCGATCCCGTTCCCGACCGCAAGTGGGAGCGCGGGTACCGGTACGTGGCGGACAAGTTCCAGCGGGCCGGCCTGACCGCCACGCCCTCCGAGACCGTGACGCCGCCGCGGGTGGCCGAGTGCCCGGTCAGCATGGAGGCCGTGGTGGAGGCGGTGCATCCGGTGGGGGACGACGGCGGGGTGCTGGCGTTCGAGGTACGCGTGCAGCGGGTCTGGGTGCACGAGGAGATCCGGATGGCCGGGACGAGCGACCGGATCGATCCCGACGCCTGGCGGCCGCTGATCATGAGCTTCCAGAAGTTGTACGGCCTGGGACCGCAGGTCCATCCCTCCACACTGGCCCGCATTCCCGAGCACTTCTACCGCGGGGAAGACCTAGAGCGAGCCCGCGCGCTCTAG
- a CDS encoding NUDIX hydrolase — translation MAHVIATSTVPWIPVAHRIDVMLSGTVPPLEHTTSAFAFVADGLGRTLMTCVDREGRGWDIPGGHLEPGEKAIDAAVRELHEETGLRLPAATLSIFAWQRIELLDAPPADYRYPSLTYMAMFRAVVPGPGDPTRPPAGSESTRAEWLPRADIERLCGPRTWLTLLERAGSL, via the coding sequence GTGGCCCATGTGATCGCGACGAGCACCGTGCCCTGGATCCCTGTGGCGCACCGCATTGACGTCATGCTCTCCGGGACCGTTCCGCCCCTGGAGCACACCACGTCGGCATTCGCGTTCGTCGCGGACGGACTCGGCAGGACCCTGATGACCTGCGTGGATCGGGAGGGGCGGGGTTGGGACATCCCGGGCGGCCATCTCGAGCCCGGGGAGAAGGCGATCGACGCCGCGGTACGCGAGCTGCACGAGGAGACCGGCCTGCGCCTGCCGGCCGCCACCCTGTCGATCTTCGCCTGGCAGCGCATCGAGCTCCTTGACGCCCCGCCCGCCGACTACCGATATCCGTCGTTGACGTACATGGCCATGTTCCGCGCCGTCGTGCCGGGCCCGGGCGACCCGACCCGGCCGCCGGCCGGCTCGGAGAGCACCCGGGCCGAGTGGCTGCCGCGTGCCGACATCGAGCGTCTCTGCGGGCCGCGTACGTGGCTGACGTTGCTAGAGCGCGCGGGCTCGCTCTAG